The following proteins are encoded in a genomic region of Galbibacter sp. BG1:
- a CDS encoding VCBS repeat-containing protein, with amino-acid sequence MKRFLIILSLLLLMISCKNEEIHKKEQNPQKLFSLLDSTQTGINFENSVENKKDFNIFSYRNFYNGGGVAIGDINNDGLPDIYFTSNQNQNKLYLNRGDFKFEDITEKAGVSGAKAWSTGVVMVDLNGDGFLDIYVCNAGNVEGDNQKNELFINNGDLTFTEKAEDYNLAESGFTTHAAFFDYDKDGDLDVYILNNSFIPVNSLQYNNKRELRAKDWNLPKQLLGGGDKLLRNDEGKFIDVSEKSGIYGSLIGFGLGVTVGDVNNDYYPDIYVSNDFYERDYLYINNQDGTFSEEIENWTGHISHSSMGADMADINNDGNPDIFVTDMLAEDDKRAKEVSEFDRPDIYELRQRRGFYNQQMQNTLQLNTGNNAFSEIAYFSGVAKTDWSWSPLIFDMDNDGYRDIYVSNGMNHDLTDGDFMDFFANELIQKMVTTGKKQEIDSVIKEMPRVPILNYAFKNNKDLTFSKKMEDWGFETPSFSNGSAYGDLDNDGDLDLLVNNVNMPAFVYKNNSEKVNPKNHFVKLKLKGTNKNTFGIGSTVDLYTKNGILRNVLIPSRGFQSSVDYTLTIGLGEEKTIDSALVVWPNGKSQSFKNLAVDTTFIFNENSAIKQSIHTSAIKGTTYLSQIKNDLLVKHNENNFSDFDYEGLIPKKMSQEGPSLAIGDVDKDGFEDIYIGGAKDQMGILYLNKGNSKLAPSQQPIFKTDASFEDTAAEFLDIDADDDLDLVVGTGGNELYEAANYAIRFYLNDGNGNFSSTKNSINTNKQNVSVIAPFDFDNDGDLDLFVGMRNIVGTYGINPEHLLLQNDGKGNFTDVTERKAFELKDVGMISDATWVDIDGDGLKDLIIVGDWSHPHVFKNTNRDLRPLKTSLNKMNGWWNTVTAEDLNKDGKMDLILGNDGLNLSYKASIEEPIKLYVNDFDNNGSIEQITTRVINNKDTPIHLKKEITGQLVSLKKQNLKPSDYAAKSLDELFPKEILDNSLIKSVNTTASIVAINQGNGDFAIKELPKEVQFSCVCDISSSDLNGDGNLDLIMAGNNYEFKPQFSRLDANYGSVLLGNGKGDFTWQDYNKSGFFVKGEVKKLAQFKDKSGATYLLVAINNEQPKIFKVNE; translated from the coding sequence ATGAAAAGATTTTTAATCATATTGTCTCTACTATTGCTAATGATTTCTTGTAAGAATGAAGAGATTCATAAGAAAGAGCAGAATCCACAGAAACTGTTCTCTCTATTGGATAGCACTCAAACAGGAATAAATTTTGAAAACAGTGTTGAAAACAAAAAGGATTTTAATATATTTAGTTATCGCAATTTCTACAATGGCGGTGGCGTGGCTATTGGAGACATAAATAACGATGGTCTTCCTGATATTTATTTTACCTCCAACCAAAATCAAAACAAACTTTATCTTAACAGAGGTGATTTTAAGTTCGAGGACATTACCGAAAAAGCTGGAGTTTCAGGAGCAAAAGCTTGGTCTACAGGAGTGGTAATGGTCGATCTTAACGGAGATGGTTTTCTTGACATTTATGTTTGCAATGCGGGAAATGTTGAAGGTGACAATCAAAAAAATGAGCTTTTTATAAACAATGGAGATCTTACTTTTACAGAAAAAGCCGAAGATTATAACCTAGCAGAGTCCGGTTTTACTACTCATGCAGCTTTTTTTGATTACGATAAAGATGGAGACCTGGATGTTTATATTCTTAACAATAGTTTCATTCCTGTTAATAGCCTTCAGTATAATAACAAAAGAGAGTTAAGAGCTAAAGATTGGAACTTGCCCAAACAACTACTAGGCGGAGGCGATAAACTTCTAAGGAATGACGAAGGGAAATTTATAGATGTAAGTGAAAAATCGGGAATATACGGAAGCTTAATAGGTTTTGGCCTCGGAGTAACAGTTGGTGATGTTAATAATGATTATTACCCGGATATCTACGTGTCCAACGATTTTTACGAACGTGATTATTTATATATAAACAATCAAGATGGAACCTTCTCAGAAGAAATTGAAAACTGGACCGGGCATATAAGTCATTCATCCATGGGAGCAGATATGGCAGATATCAATAATGACGGAAATCCTGATATTTTTGTTACCGATATGCTTGCTGAAGATGATAAACGCGCCAAAGAAGTAAGTGAATTTGATAGACCCGATATTTACGAACTAAGGCAACGCAGAGGGTTTTATAATCAACAAATGCAAAATACACTGCAATTAAACACTGGCAACAATGCTTTTTCTGAAATAGCATATTTCAGTGGAGTTGCAAAAACCGATTGGAGCTGGAGTCCTTTAATTTTCGATATGGATAACGATGGCTACCGAGACATTTATGTCTCCAATGGAATGAATCATGATCTCACCGATGGTGATTTTATGGATTTCTTTGCCAACGAATTGATACAGAAAATGGTTACTACTGGTAAAAAACAAGAAATTGATAGTGTCATCAAAGAAATGCCACGAGTACCCATTTTAAATTATGCTTTTAAGAACAACAAAGATTTGACTTTCTCTAAAAAAATGGAAGATTGGGGATTTGAAACCCCAAGCTTTTCAAACGGTTCAGCATATGGGGACTTAGACAATGATGGAGATTTAGATTTGTTGGTTAATAATGTAAATATGCCAGCTTTTGTTTATAAAAATAATTCTGAAAAGGTAAATCCGAAAAATCACTTTGTAAAATTAAAACTTAAAGGCACCAATAAAAACACTTTTGGTATTGGAAGTACAGTAGATCTATATACCAAAAATGGAATCTTAAGAAATGTATTAATTCCTTCAAGAGGTTTTCAGTCTTCTGTAGATTACACATTAACTATAGGGTTGGGTGAGGAAAAAACAATTGATTCCGCCCTTGTTGTTTGGCCAAATGGAAAGTCGCAAAGTTTTAAAAATTTAGCAGTAGACACTACCTTCATTTTTAATGAAAATTCAGCAATAAAACAGAGTATTCATACATCCGCGATAAAAGGAACCACATATTTAAGCCAGATAAAAAACGACCTTCTCGTAAAACACAACGAAAATAACTTTTCAGATTTTGACTACGAAGGGTTAATTCCAAAGAAAATGTCTCAAGAAGGTCCGAGCCTTGCAATTGGAGATGTTGACAAGGATGGTTTTGAAGATATTTATATAGGAGGGGCGAAAGATCAAATGGGGATACTTTATTTGAATAAAGGGAATTCAAAATTGGCGCCCAGTCAACAACCCATATTTAAAACCGATGCTTCTTTTGAAGATACCGCGGCAGAATTTTTAGATATAGATGCTGATGATGACCTCGATTTAGTGGTAGGAACTGGGGGAAATGAGTTGTATGAAGCGGCTAATTATGCAATACGCTTCTATTTGAATGATGGAAATGGTAATTTTTCATCTACCAAAAACAGCATCAATACAAATAAACAAAATGTTTCTGTTATTGCTCCTTTTGATTTTGATAATGACGGTGATTTAGATCTTTTTGTGGGGATGCGTAATATAGTGGGAACATATGGAATTAATCCCGAACATTTATTACTACAAAATGATGGAAAAGGTAATTTTACCGATGTAACAGAAAGAAAAGCTTTTGAATTAAAGGACGTTGGAATGATTTCTGATGCAACATGGGTAGATATTGATGGAGACGGTTTAAAAGATCTCATTATTGTAGGCGATTGGAGCCATCCTCACGTATTTAAAAATACAAATAGAGATTTACGCCCTTTGAAAACAAGTTTAAACAAAATGAATGGCTGGTGGAATACCGTGACTGCAGAAGACCTAAACAAAGATGGTAAAATGGATCTCATTTTAGGGAACGATGGGCTTAATCTTTCTTACAAAGCATCCATTGAAGAGCCTATAAAACTCTATGTAAACGATTTTGACAATAACGGTAGTATAGAACAAATAACCACAAGAGTGATTAATAATAAAGACACTCCTATACACTTGAAAAAAGAGATAACAGGTCAATTGGTAAGCCTAAAAAAACAAAACCTGAAACCATCTGACTATGCGGCAAAGTCTTTGGATGAGTTATTTCCAAAAGAAATTTTAGATAATTCTTTAATAAAATCTGTCAATACCACCGCTTCTATAGTTGCGATAAATCAAGGAAATGGGGATTTTGCCATTAAAGAGCTTCCAAAAGAAGTTCAATTTTCATGTGTATGCGATATTTCTTCGAGTGATCTTAATGGAGATGGAAATCTAGATCTCATAATGGCCGGTAACAATTATGAATTCAAACCACAATTTTCTAGGCTCGACGCCAATTATGGAAGTGTTCTACTCGGTAATGGAAAAGGAGATTTTACGTGGCAAGATTATAACAAATCCGGTTTCTTTGTAAAAGGGGAAGTTAAAAAATTAGCTCAATTTAAAGATAAATCGGGTGCCACCTATTTATTGGTAGCCATCAATAATGAACAACCTAAAATCTTTAAGGTTAATGAATAA
- a CDS encoding VCBS repeat-containing protein, producing MNKLLIYTVLFFAIVSCKDEGELFHNPSAKETGIEFINTITETDDLNILDYLYFYNGGGVAVGDINNDGLPDIFLSGNQVKNKLYLNKGNLKFEDISEAAGIEGNSTWNTGAIMGDVNGDGLLDIYVCAVVGINGFRGYNELYINNGDTTFTESAEKYVLDFDSFSSSAAFLDFDLDGDLDIYLLNHAVHTQDSFGKAELRNQRNYATGDKLLRNDNGKFTDVSEQAGIFGGVNGYGLGLAVSDFNQDGYPDIYVGNDFHEDDYYYLNNGDGTFTESLKAHFGHTSRFSMGNDVADINHDGFPDILSLDMLPEDETILKSSAGDENVQMLEMRTQRLGYHYQYTRNMLQMNNQGGNFKETALYSGIAASDWSWSALFADYNEDGEQDVFISNGIPKRPNDLDFIKFTSNEQIRKKLDNTKLVDQKALDLMPTGAYHNYIFEGGKDLSFKDQSKKWITKDTLISGATAMADFDNDGDIDLITNNINQPATLYINKTNEKGTFLKLKFKFKKPNLLGIGTKVFSYQNETLQYRELYTVRGFQASSEPFVHFGYRNNEEIDSLVIVWPDNTFQKLENVTPNQTLLISKEGNSRPYNYKQLLPKNKMLFERVSGNYGINFVHEEDNYVDFNRQKLIPYKISDRGPATSVGDLNGDGKDDIFFGSSKFKPARMYLQNDSSFVEKTNVTIKNDSVTENVDAFIADLNGDQLNDLFVANGGGDFYGKMKPLNDILYFQKDSSFVKKAIDEHFNNASVVKPLDFDGDGDLDIFVGSDAVSYDFGAIPKSYLYKNEKGNFTSVKNEELENIGMVTDAIWTDFNADGTKDLIVVGEWMAPQFFSNNNGVLKHVFPSEEKLNGLWQSIIEFDMDGDGDKDYLMGNWGLNSKFKASKEAPMKMFYADFDDNKRTETIVAAEKNGNYYTTANFDELSEQLVSIMRKKFTTYKDFAGKPIEEVFGESLLKKAKVLEVHTLSSGWLENREGKFVYHAFGTDLQLAPITNFLAYDFNSDGKKDILAAGNYFGVKPYHSRFDAFTGAILYQNKTVVPTDKIGLDLSRKAISKLNIIKIKNQDYLLVTINNNSVELYKLNNN from the coding sequence ATGAATAAATTATTAATCTATACCGTCCTGTTTTTTGCGATCGTTTCTTGTAAGGATGAAGGCGAATTGTTCCATAATCCATCTGCGAAAGAAACAGGAATTGAATTTATCAATACCATTACAGAAACCGACGACCTCAACATTCTAGACTACCTCTATTTTTATAATGGTGGTGGTGTTGCGGTTGGAGATATTAATAACGACGGTCTCCCTGATATTTTCCTCTCTGGAAATCAAGTGAAAAATAAACTTTACCTCAACAAAGGCAATCTCAAATTCGAAGATATTTCCGAGGCTGCCGGAATTGAAGGCAATAGTACTTGGAATACCGGTGCAATAATGGGAGATGTCAACGGCGATGGCCTTTTAGACATCTATGTTTGCGCAGTAGTGGGCATAAATGGATTTAGGGGGTATAACGAACTCTATATCAATAATGGAGATACTACCTTTACCGAAAGTGCTGAGAAATATGTATTGGATTTCGACTCATTTAGCTCCTCGGCAGCATTTTTAGACTTCGATCTGGATGGAGATTTAGACATCTATTTGCTGAACCATGCCGTTCACACCCAAGACTCTTTTGGTAAAGCAGAACTTAGAAACCAGCGAAATTATGCCACTGGAGATAAATTACTTAGAAACGATAATGGAAAGTTTACCGATGTAAGCGAGCAGGCTGGAATTTTTGGCGGGGTCAATGGATATGGTTTAGGGTTGGCCGTTTCTGATTTTAATCAAGATGGTTATCCAGATATTTATGTTGGAAACGATTTTCATGAAGATGATTATTATTATTTGAATAACGGTGACGGAACTTTTACAGAAAGCCTTAAAGCACATTTTGGTCACACCAGCAGATTTTCCATGGGAAATGATGTTGCCGACATAAATCACGACGGTTTCCCAGATATATTATCGTTGGATATGCTTCCGGAAGATGAAACCATTTTAAAATCCTCTGCTGGGGATGAAAATGTGCAAATGTTGGAAATGCGCACCCAACGTTTAGGGTATCACTACCAATATACCCGTAACATGCTTCAAATGAATAACCAAGGAGGTAATTTTAAAGAAACTGCGCTTTACAGCGGTATAGCTGCTTCCGATTGGAGTTGGAGCGCCCTTTTCGCCGATTACAATGAAGATGGTGAACAGGATGTTTTTATTTCAAACGGAATCCCAAAACGCCCAAACGATTTAGATTTTATAAAGTTTACTTCCAATGAGCAAATTCGTAAGAAGCTGGACAATACAAAACTGGTTGATCAAAAGGCATTAGATCTAATGCCTACCGGAGCCTATCACAATTATATTTTTGAAGGTGGAAAGGATTTGTCCTTTAAAGATCAATCAAAAAAGTGGATTACAAAAGACACCCTTATTTCTGGGGCTACTGCCATGGCAGATTTTGATAATGATGGCGATATAGACCTTATTACCAACAACATCAATCAACCTGCCACATTGTACATTAATAAAACGAATGAAAAAGGCACGTTCCTCAAACTTAAATTTAAGTTCAAAAAGCCTAATTTGTTGGGTATTGGAACCAAAGTGTTTTCCTATCAAAACGAAACGCTGCAATACCGCGAACTTTATACAGTTAGGGGATTTCAAGCTTCCTCTGAACCTTTTGTCCATTTTGGATATAGGAACAACGAAGAAATTGACTCGCTGGTGATTGTTTGGCCGGATAATACTTTTCAAAAACTCGAAAACGTAACGCCTAATCAAACATTACTTATTTCGAAAGAAGGAAATAGCCGCCCTTATAATTACAAACAGCTATTACCAAAAAATAAGATGCTTTTTGAAAGAGTAAGCGGCAATTACGGCATCAATTTTGTACATGAAGAAGACAACTATGTAGATTTCAATAGGCAAAAATTAATTCCGTATAAAATCTCAGACCGCGGTCCCGCAACATCCGTAGGCGATTTAAACGGCGATGGTAAAGATGATATTTTCTTCGGAAGCTCAAAATTCAAACCTGCACGTATGTACCTGCAAAACGACTCTTCTTTTGTTGAAAAAACGAATGTTACCATAAAAAACGATTCGGTTACCGAAAATGTGGATGCCTTTATTGCAGACCTCAATGGAGACCAATTAAACGATCTTTTCGTAGCCAATGGCGGAGGTGACTTTTACGGAAAAATGAAACCTCTTAACGATATTCTATATTTCCAAAAAGATAGTTCTTTTGTAAAAAAGGCTATCGACGAACATTTTAATAATGCATCAGTTGTAAAACCGCTTGACTTTGATGGAGATGGCGATCTGGATATTTTTGTGGGCAGCGATGCCGTTTCGTATGATTTTGGTGCCATTCCAAAGTCGTACCTTTATAAAAACGAAAAAGGAAACTTTACTTCTGTAAAAAATGAAGAACTCGAAAATATCGGAATGGTTACCGATGCTATTTGGACAGATTTTAACGCCGACGGCACTAAAGATTTAATTGTCGTTGGAGAGTGGATGGCTCCACAATTTTTCAGTAACAATAACGGCGTTTTAAAGCATGTTTTTCCTTCCGAAGAAAAATTAAACGGTCTTTGGCAAAGTATTATCGAATTTGACATGGATGGAGATGGAGACAAGGATTATTTAATGGGTAATTGGGGACTAAACAGCAAGTTTAAGGCTTCTAAAGAGGCTCCTATGAAAATGTTTTACGCAGATTTCGATGACAACAAACGAACTGAAACCATTGTAGCCGCAGAAAAAAACGGAAATTATTATACAACTGCAAATTTCGATGAACTCTCGGAACAATTGGTTTCTATAATGCGTAAAAAATTTACCACTTATAAAGATTTTGCCGGAAAGCCTATCGAAGAAGTTTTTGGTGAATCCCTTTTAAAGAAAGCAAAAGTTTTGGAAGTACACACCTTAAGTTCTGGTTGGTTGGAAAACAGAGAAGGGAAATTTGTGTACCATGCATTTGGAACTGACTTACAATTGGCGCCAATTACCAATTTTTTGGCTTATGATTTCAATTCAGACGGAAAAAAAGATATTTTAGCAGCCGGTAACTATTTCGGGGTCAAACCTTATCATAGTAGATTCGATGCTTTCACGGGAGCAATACTTTACCAAAATAAAACCGTAGTGCCTACAGATAAAATTGGCTTAGATTTGAGCAGAAAAGCTATTAGTAAATTAAATATTATAAAAATTAAAAATCAAGATTACCTATTGGTAACTATAAACAATAACAGTGTAGAACTGTACAAACTAAATAACAATTAA
- a CDS encoding vanadium-dependent haloperoxidase, producing the protein MKRILVLICVCMLVFTSCNKEEKPIEVTPENLHQAIDQVVDIMIHDIFSPPVASRIFVYADIAAYEIIAQKDPNYNSLAGVVTDLKPIPTATNSEKVNYQVAALIAHMEVSKSLIFSEDRMQVFQDSLYTEWKNTNETEFNASKAYAMEVVDHIKSWMDKDNYKQTRTMPKFTVNSDDPSRWQPTPPAYMDGIEPHWMKIRPMAIDSAAQFKPIPPPEFSLEKDSKFFKETMEVYNVRNDMTEKGDASEEIAIAKFWDCNPYVSVTKGHLMFATKKITPGAHWIGIVKIACKKTDASFNETVFAYTKTAIAIFDGFISCWDEKYRSNLIRPETVINQYIDENWKPVLQTPPFPEYTSGHSVVSGAAAKTLTSIFGDNFAFDDDTEVPYGLPVRSFTSFNKAADEAAMSRMYGGIHYRAAIEVGVGQGRSMADFIIKKLDGMTNEKIVSNK; encoded by the coding sequence ATGAAACGAATTTTAGTACTCATTTGTGTATGTATGTTGGTTTTCACTTCATGTAACAAAGAAGAAAAACCAATAGAAGTTACACCAGAAAATTTGCATCAAGCCATAGATCAAGTAGTGGATATTATGATTCACGATATTTTTTCCCCTCCTGTGGCTAGTAGAATATTTGTATATGCAGATATAGCTGCTTACGAAATCATTGCCCAAAAAGATCCAAATTACAATTCGTTGGCTGGGGTGGTTACAGATTTAAAACCAATTCCAACAGCTACCAATTCGGAAAAAGTTAATTACCAAGTCGCTGCGCTTATAGCACATATGGAGGTAAGTAAGAGTTTAATTTTTTCTGAAGACCGTATGCAAGTATTCCAAGACAGTCTTTACACTGAATGGAAAAACACCAACGAAACCGAGTTCAATGCTTCCAAAGCTTACGCCATGGAAGTTGTAGACCATATTAAATCATGGATGGATAAAGACAATTACAAACAAACCCGTACCATGCCAAAGTTTACGGTAAACAGCGACGATCCTTCCCGTTGGCAACCTACCCCACCCGCCTATATGGATGGTATAGAGCCTCATTGGATGAAAATTAGACCCATGGCCATAGATTCGGCTGCGCAGTTTAAGCCCATTCCACCACCTGAGTTTTCACTTGAGAAAGACAGTAAATTCTTTAAGGAAACCATGGAGGTTTACAATGTAAGAAACGACATGACCGAGAAAGGGGATGCTTCTGAAGAAATTGCCATTGCAAAATTTTGGGATTGTAATCCATACGTTTCCGTAACCAAAGGACATTTAATGTTCGCTACCAAAAAAATTACTCCAGGTGCCCATTGGATAGGAATTGTAAAGATTGCCTGTAAAAAAACCGATGCCAGCTTTAACGAAACTGTTTTTGCCTATACAAAGACTGCTATTGCTATTTTTGATGGTTTTATAAGCTGTTGGGACGAAAAATACAGAAGTAACCTTATACGTCCCGAAACAGTTATTAATCAGTATATAGATGAAAACTGGAAACCGGTTTTGCAAACACCACCTTTTCCAGAATATACAAGCGGACATTCTGTAGTTTCTGGAGCTGCTGCTAAAACATTGACCTCCATATTTGGTGATAATTTTGCCTTTGATGACGATACCGAGGTGCCTTACGGACTTCCGGTGCGTTCGTTCACTTCATTTAATAAAGCTGCAGACGAAGCTGCCATGAGCAGAATGTATGGTGGTATTCACTATCGTGCCGCTATCGAAGTAGGTGTTGGCCAAGGTAGGTCCATGGCCGATTTTATTATAAAAAAATTAGATGGAATGACCAACGAAAAAATAGTTTCAAACAAATAG
- a CDS encoding GyrI-like domain-containing protein, whose protein sequence is MKKIIGFLALLLIVALSWYLFIKKSDYIYQFKEKASTGTIFYSITNWQKTKDSVRTTTIDSTLYSQIVQKVNYKGEDYTVYWDIDIINDSISEISAGVKQDKNSLKNRLTAPFTQTDFTSNTRNLLIDFKKVLDLNLSTFRVNEITDTISPAKKCACVNAETSPEGKAKQMMRNYNYISSYIANNNIQEDGRPLVVINEFNKAKNRINMDFCFPIKGLNKLPGTPGDIFYKVVEAKPSIKTVFNGNYMYSHHAWYSLYDYAENNDMNIGGEIVEQFHNNPNLGGDALRWKTDVYIPIN, encoded by the coding sequence ATGAAAAAAATAATTGGGTTTTTAGCTCTATTGCTCATAGTCGCATTAAGTTGGTACCTTTTCATTAAAAAAAGTGATTATATCTATCAGTTTAAAGAAAAAGCAAGTACCGGCACTATATTTTATAGCATTACCAACTGGCAAAAAACCAAAGATTCGGTGCGTACCACTACCATCGATAGTACGCTTTACTCTCAAATAGTTCAAAAGGTAAATTATAAAGGGGAAGACTACACCGTCTATTGGGATATTGATATTATTAACGATTCTATTTCTGAAATTAGTGCTGGGGTGAAACAGGATAAAAACAGCCTTAAAAATAGGTTGACAGCTCCATTTACTCAAACGGATTTCACCAGTAACACACGTAATTTATTGATTGATTTTAAAAAAGTGTTGGATTTAAACCTTTCTACTTTTCGAGTAAATGAAATTACAGATACCATTTCACCCGCTAAAAAATGTGCGTGCGTAAATGCCGAAACATCCCCCGAAGGAAAGGCGAAACAGATGATGCGTAATTACAATTACATAAGCAGTTACATTGCCAACAACAATATCCAAGAAGACGGTAGACCTTTGGTTGTCATCAATGAATTTAACAAAGCCAAAAACAGGATTAATATGGATTTTTGTTTTCCTATTAAAGGTTTGAATAAGCTTCCTGGGACTCCTGGCGATATATTTTATAAAGTAGTAGAGGCAAAACCTTCTATAAAAACCGTTTTTAATGGTAATTATATGTATTCCCACCATGCGTGGTACTCGCTTTACGATTATGCGGAAAATAATGACATGAATATAGGAGGTGAAATTGTGGAACAATTCCATAATAACCCCAACCTGGGCGGCGATGCCCTTAGATGGAAAACAGATGTTTACATTCCTATAAATTAA
- a CDS encoding LacI family DNA-binding transcriptional regulator: protein MKQKITLKEISRRFNVSISTVSKALKDSPEISEKTKEIIQAFAKEHHYKPNNIALSLKNQKTKNIGIILPEIVHYFFSSVITGVERLASAKGYNVIVCISNESFDKEVINMQMLANGSIDGFIMSLSKDTEKKQDFHHINEVINQGMPVVMIDRVTDQVNCDKVIIDDFHGAYSAVSYLIESGRKKIALLTMPDYMSVGKLRTEGYKKALLDAGLEVDENLIVKIEDFYSGFEPVERLLENHEVDAVFGVTEFFAVSAMKIAQKMGKSAPNDISFIGFTDGIISISSSPSLTTVSQHGEEIGEKAADLLIKRLEEEDFESRAYETEIIKSSLVKRESTL from the coding sequence ATGAAGCAAAAGATAACGCTTAAAGAAATTTCAAGAAGATTTAACGTCTCTATATCTACGGTGTCCAAGGCACTTAAAGATAGTCCTGAGATAAGTGAAAAAACAAAAGAAATTATTCAAGCTTTTGCTAAAGAACACCATTACAAGCCCAATAATATTGCCTTGAGCTTGAAAAACCAAAAAACAAAGAATATTGGGATTATCCTTCCTGAAATTGTTCATTACTTCTTTTCTTCGGTTATAACTGGGGTGGAAAGGTTGGCTTCAGCAAAAGGCTATAATGTTATTGTTTGTATCTCCAATGAATCTTTCGACAAAGAGGTTATAAACATGCAAATGCTAGCAAATGGAAGTATAGACGGTTTTATAATGTCGCTATCTAAAGACACCGAAAAGAAGCAAGATTTCCATCATATAAATGAAGTGATAAATCAAGGAATGCCAGTAGTTATGATCGATCGGGTTACCGATCAAGTAAATTGTGACAAGGTTATTATAGACGATTTTCACGGGGCCTACAGTGCAGTTTCTTATTTAATTGAAAGCGGAAGAAAGAAAATTGCCTTACTTACCATGCCAGATTACATGAGCGTTGGAAAACTAAGAACGGAAGGTTATAAAAAAGCCCTTCTAGATGCTGGGTTGGAGGTAGATGAAAACCTCATCGTTAAAATTGAAGATTTTTATAGTGGTTTTGAGCCTGTAGAACGCCTCTTGGAAAACCATGAGGTGGATGCCGTTTTTGGAGTCACTGAATTTTTTGCCGTTTCTGCAATGAAAATCGCCCAAAAAATGGGCAAAAGTGCACCCAATGATATTTCTTTTATCGGATTCACAGATGGAATTATTTCCATAAGTAGCAGTCCGTCGCTTACAACCGTGAGTCAACATGGTGAAGAAATAGGGGAAAAGGCGGCCGATCTTTTGATAAAACGATTGGAAGAGGAAGATTTTGAGTCGAGAGCCTACGAAACGGAAATTATAAAATCTAGTTTGGTTAAAAGAGAGTCCACTTTATAA